One part of the Oceanihabitans sp. IOP_32 genome encodes these proteins:
- a CDS encoding NAD(P)H-dependent flavin oxidoreductase: protein MSNRITQLFNIKYPIIQAGMIWNSGWRLASAASNAGILGLIGAGSMYPEVLREHIQKCKQATNKPFGVNVPMLYPNIQEIMDIIVEEGVSIVFTSAGNPKTWTSWLQNSGVTVVHVVSSVKFALKAQEAGVDAVVAEGFEAGGHNGRDETTTLTLIPMVKEQINIPLIAAGGIATGQAMLAAMVLGAHGVQVGSRFVASKESSAHNNFKQVVVEAKEGDTQLTLKELAPVRLIKNKFYNDIQELYKTAPTPEQLKELLGRARAKRGMFEGDLEEGELEIGQISGLIHDIKPVARIVKDMLKEFQEAKQNILNIEDYYF from the coding sequence ATGTCGAATCGAATTACGCAATTATTTAATATTAAGTATCCAATCATTCAGGCTGGAATGATTTGGAACAGTGGATGGCGACTTGCTTCGGCAGCGAGTAACGCTGGAATTTTGGGACTTATTGGGGCAGGGAGTATGTATCCAGAAGTTTTACGTGAGCATATTCAAAAATGTAAGCAGGCCACCAATAAACCTTTTGGTGTTAATGTGCCTATGCTGTATCCCAACATTCAAGAAATTATGGATATTATAGTCGAGGAGGGTGTCTCCATTGTGTTTACCTCTGCTGGAAATCCTAAAACATGGACGTCTTGGTTACAAAACAGTGGGGTTACAGTTGTACATGTGGTGAGCAGTGTAAAGTTCGCCTTAAAGGCCCAAGAAGCAGGTGTCGATGCGGTTGTAGCTGAGGGGTTTGAGGCTGGCGGACATAATGGTCGAGATGAAACTACCACGTTAACTCTTATTCCTATGGTTAAAGAGCAGATTAACATTCCTTTAATTGCTGCTGGTGGTATTGCCACAGGTCAAGCGATGCTTGCTGCTATGGTTTTAGGAGCCCACGGAGTTCAGGTTGGTAGCCGTTTTGTGGCTAGTAAAGAAAGTTCAGCTCATAATAATTTTAAACAAGTTGTTGTCGAGGCAAAAGAAGGTGATACCCAATTAACGTTAAAAGAATTAGCACCTGTAAGATTAATTAAAAATAAGTTTTATAACGATATTCAGGAATTGTACAAAACAGCTCCAACTCCAGAACAACTTAAAGAACTTTTAGGCAGAGCACGAGCAAAGCGCGGCATGTTTGAAGGCGATTTAGAAGAAGGTGAGCTTGAAATCGGTCAAATATCAGGCTTAATTCACGATATAAAACCTGTAGCTCGAATTGTAAAAGATATGCTAAAAGAGTTTCAAGAAGCCAAGCAAAATATCTTAAACATAGAAGACTACTACTTTTAG